The Salvelinus alpinus chromosome 28, SLU_Salpinus.1, whole genome shotgun sequence genome includes a window with the following:
- the LOC139557357 gene encoding cold shock domain-containing protein E1-like isoform X2 — translation MGSPWKGFVEFTLPTSPPAAFISADLSSTSPVGLSLSPYGRSMSFDPGMLHNNGHTAFANGTAAGIRETGVVEKLLTSYGFIQCSERQARLFFHCSQYNGNLQELKIGDDVEFEVSSDRRTGKPIAVKLLKIKPEVLPEERISGQVGPDSHASPFTVLHGYIHPVVSAIPTQLDGKSAPGQVPTGSVCYERNGYGFLPTQEVFYLTYTPDDIEGNMHLDTGDKVSFYMETNKHTGAVSAHNIVLVKKKQMRCQGVVCATKEAFGFIERADVVKEIFFHYSEFKGDLEALQAGDDVEFTIKERNGKEVATDVRLLAQGTVIFEDISIEQFEGTVVKVIPKVPTKNQNDPLPGRICARISFTDKELLFGEKDTKSKVTLLEGDHVQFNISTDRRDKLERATNIDILPDTFHFTKESREMVRTMRRSMGVIAAMRDGFGFIKCVDRDARMFFHFSEVLEEGQLHISDEVEFTVVPVSPERTPMDMLSAQRNHAVRIKKLPKGTVSFHTQSEQRFVGVVEKEATAAITNNKSASPSKAKEKEAEEGVVSYEDCGVKLTVSYHVKDLEGATQPQAGDKVEFSINEVKRTGQQSAVTIKILNRTVNTKRLLGYIATLKDNFGFIETANHDQEIFFHYSELCGDLENLELGDTVEYTLSKGKGNKVSAEKVTKVVAVNGVGQDVGETVMLGKVVRPLRSVDPSQTEYQGLIELLEEDGTKCQNYSFGIVGMANKADCLQKGEMVKFQLCTVAQTGQTMACNVVPQRKALVECVKDQFGFITYEVGESKKLFFHVKEVHDGLELQTGDEVEFSVILNQRTGKCSACNVRRVSEGPKPVATPRPDRLVNRLKSITLDDASAPRLVIVRQPRGPDNSKGFNVERKTRQPGVID, via the exons ATGGGCAGCCCCTGGAAAGGCTTTGTTGAGTTTACCTTGCCCACGTCGCCACCTGCCGCGTTTATTAGCGCTGACCTGAGCAGCACCTCTCCCGTCGGACTCAGCCTGTCACCATACGGCCGATCC ATGAGTTTTGACCCTGGCATGCTCCACAACAACGGGCACACGGCGTTTGCCAACGGCACGGCGGCGGGCATCAGGGAGACAGGAGTGGTGGAGAAGCTGCTCACCTCCTACGGGTTCATCCAGTGCTCGGAGCGGCAGGCGCGCCTCTTCTTTCACTGCTCCCAGTACAACGGCAACCTTCAGGAGCTCAAGATAGGAG ATGATGTGGAGTTTGAAGTGTCCTCAGACAGGCGCACTGGCAAGCCCATAGCAGTGAAGCTGCTTAAGATCAAACCAGAGGTGCTTCCAGAGGAGCGCATCTCGGGCCAGGTGGGGCCAGACTCGCACGCCTCTCCCTTTACTGTGCTGCATGGTTATATTCATCCA GTTGTCTCAGCGATTCCCACTCAACTGGATGGCAAATCTGCACCGGGGCAGGTGCCCACTGGCAGTGTGTGTTACGAGAGAAACGGG TATGGATTCCTTCCCACGCAGGAGGTGTTTTACCTGACCTACACCCCAGATGACATAGAGGGCAACATGCACCTGGACACGGGAGACAAAGTCAGCTTCTACATGGAAACTAACAAGCA CACTGGTGCAGTCAGTGCTCACAACATCGTCCTGGTAAAGAAGAAACAGATGAGGTGCCAGGGGGTTGTCTGTGCCACCAAG GAGGCCTTTGGGTTCATTGAGAGGGCTGACGTGGTGAAGGAGATCTTCTTCCACTACAGCGAGTTCAAGGGTGACCTGGAGGCCCTACAGGCCGGCGACGACGTGGAGTTCACCATCAAAGAGAGAAAC GGGAAAGAGGTGGCCACCGACGTGAGGCTGCTCGCCCAGGGAACCGTCATATTTGAGGACATCAGCATTGAGCAGTTTGAAGGCACTGTCGTCAAAGTCATCCCTAAAGTTCCAACCAAGAACCAG AATGATCCGCTCCCAGGCCGAATCTGTGCTAGGATCAGCTTCACGGACAAGGAGCTCCTATTCGGCGAGAAGGATACCAAGTCCAAGGTGACCCTGCTGGAGGGCGACCATGTGCAGTTCAACATCTCAACAGACCGCAGGGACAAGCTGGAGCGGGCCACCAACATCGACATCCTGCCCGACACCTTCCACTTCACTAAGGAGTCCCGTGAGATGGTAAGGACCATGAGGAGATCTATG GGTGTGATCGCTGCAATGCGTGACGGCTTTGGCTTCATCAAGTGTGTGGACCGGGACGCCAGGATGTTCTTTCACTTTAGCGAGGTGCTGGAGGAGGGCCAGCTGCACATCTCTGATGAAGTCGAGTTCACAGTTGTGCCCGTGAGTCCAGAGAGAACGCCCATG GACATGCTGTCTGCCCAGAGGAACCACGCGGTGCGCATAAAGAAGCTGCCCAAGGGCACAGTCTCCTTCCACACCCAGTCTGAGCAGCGCTTTGTGGGTGTGGTGGAGAAGGAGGCCACAGCAGCCATCACCAACAACAAGAGCGCCAGCCCCAGCAAGGCCAAAGAGAAG GAAGCAGAAGAGGGAGTGGTTTCTTATGAGGACTGTGGAGTGAAGCTGACTGTGTCGTACCACGTCAAAGATCTGGAGGGAGCTACCCAGCCACAGGCAGGAGACAAG GTGGAGTTCTCCATCAATGAGGTAAAGAGGACGGGCCAACAGAGCGCTGTCACCATCAAGATCCTCAACCGCACGGTCAACACCAAGAGGCTGCTGGGATACATTGCCACCCTGAAAGACAACTTTGGCTTCATAGAGACAGCCAATCACGATCAAGAGATCTTCTTTCATTACAG TGAGCTGTGTGGAGACTTGGAGAACCTGGAGCTGGGCGACACTGTGGAATACACCCTGTCCAAGGGCAAAGGAAACAAAGTCAGCGCTGAGAAGGTTACTAAGGTGGTAGCAG TGAATGGTGTGGGGCAGGATGTTGGTGAGACGGTGATGTTGGGGAAGGTGGTGCGCCCTCTGCGCAGTGTGGACCCGTCCCAGACAGAGTACCAGGGGCTCATTGAGCTCTTGGAGGAAG ATGGCACAAAGTGCCAGAATTACTCCTTTGGCATCGTGGGCATGGCGAACAAGGCAGACTGTCTGCAGAAAGGCGAGATGGTGAAGTTCCAGCTGTGCACAGTGGCTCAGACAGGACAGACGATGGCCTGCAACGTTGTCCCCCAACGTAAAGCCCTGGTGGAGTGCGTCAAGGACCAG TTTGGTTTTATCACGTATGAAGTTGGCGAGAGTAAGAAGCTGTTTTTCCATGTCAAAGAGGTGCATGATGGCTTAGAGCTCCAGACCGGGGATGAGGTGGAGTTCTCAGTCATCCTCAACCAACGCACAGGGAAATGTAGTGCCTGCAACGTACGCAGAGTTAG TGAAGGGCCTAAACCGGTGGCAACCCCCCGTCCTGATCGCTTGGTCAACCGGCTCAAGAGCATCACCCTGGATGACGCTAGTGCCCCCCGCCTAGTTATTGTGAGACAGCCCCGCGGCCCTGACAATTCAAAG GGCTTCAATGTGGAGAGGAAGACCCGTCAACCGGGTGTCATTGACTGA
- the LOC139557357 gene encoding cold shock domain-containing protein E1-like isoform X7 produces MERVHSEPPLARNTAPSTSAVAIPRSFSVSHKKHKRTPLYQRSMSFDPGMLHNNGHTAFANGTAAGIRETGVVEKLLTSYGFIQCSERQARLFFHCSQYNGNLQELKIGDDVEFEVSSDRRTGKPIAVKLLKIKPEVLPEERISGQVGPDSHASPFTVLHGYIHPVVSAIPTQLDGKSAPGQVPTGSVCYERNGYGFLPTQEVFYLTYTPDDIEGNMHLDTGDKVSFYMETNKHTGAVSAHNIVLVKKKQMRCQGVVCATKEAFGFIERADVVKEIFFHYSEFKGDLEALQAGDDVEFTIKERNGKEVATDVRLLAQGTVIFEDISIEQFEGTVVKVIPKVPTKNQNDPLPGRICARISFTDKELLFGEKDTKSKVTLLEGDHVQFNISTDRRDKLERATNIDILPDTFHFTKESREMGVIAAMRDGFGFIKCVDRDARMFFHFSEVLEEGQLHISDEVEFTVVPDMLSAQRNHAVRIKKLPKGTVSFHTQSEQRFVGVVEKEATAAITNNKSASPSKAKEKEAEEGVVSYEDCGVKLTVSYHVKDLEGATQPQAGDKVEFSINEVKRTGQQSAVTIKILNRTVNTKRLLGYIATLKDNFGFIETANHDQEIFFHYSELCGDLENLELGDTVEYTLSKGKGNKVSAEKVTKVVAVNGVGQDVGETVMLGKVVRPLRSVDPSQTEYQGLIELLEEDGTKCQNYSFGIVGMANKADCLQKGEMVKFQLCTVAQTGQTMACNVVPQRKALVECVKDQFGFITYEVGESKKLFFHVKEVHDGLELQTGDEVEFSVILNQRTGKCSACNVRRVSEGPKPVATPRPDRLVNRLKSITLDDASAPRLVIVRQPRGPDNSKGFNVERKTRQPGVID; encoded by the exons ATGGAGAGGGTGCACTCCGAACCCCCTTTGGCACGTAATACTGCTCCTTCCACCTCCGCGGTGGCTATACCCCGctccttctctgtctcccacAAAAAACACAAGCGGACCCCCCTGTATCAGAGATCA ATGAGTTTTGACCCTGGCATGCTCCACAACAACGGGCACACGGCGTTTGCCAACGGCACGGCGGCGGGCATCAGGGAGACAGGAGTGGTGGAGAAGCTGCTCACCTCCTACGGGTTCATCCAGTGCTCGGAGCGGCAGGCGCGCCTCTTCTTTCACTGCTCCCAGTACAACGGCAACCTTCAGGAGCTCAAGATAGGAG ATGATGTGGAGTTTGAAGTGTCCTCAGACAGGCGCACTGGCAAGCCCATAGCAGTGAAGCTGCTTAAGATCAAACCAGAGGTGCTTCCAGAGGAGCGCATCTCGGGCCAGGTGGGGCCAGACTCGCACGCCTCTCCCTTTACTGTGCTGCATGGTTATATTCATCCA GTTGTCTCAGCGATTCCCACTCAACTGGATGGCAAATCTGCACCGGGGCAGGTGCCCACTGGCAGTGTGTGTTACGAGAGAAACGGG TATGGATTCCTTCCCACGCAGGAGGTGTTTTACCTGACCTACACCCCAGATGACATAGAGGGCAACATGCACCTGGACACGGGAGACAAAGTCAGCTTCTACATGGAAACTAACAAGCA CACTGGTGCAGTCAGTGCTCACAACATCGTCCTGGTAAAGAAGAAACAGATGAGGTGCCAGGGGGTTGTCTGTGCCACCAAG GAGGCCTTTGGGTTCATTGAGAGGGCTGACGTGGTGAAGGAGATCTTCTTCCACTACAGCGAGTTCAAGGGTGACCTGGAGGCCCTACAGGCCGGCGACGACGTGGAGTTCACCATCAAAGAGAGAAAC GGGAAAGAGGTGGCCACCGACGTGAGGCTGCTCGCCCAGGGAACCGTCATATTTGAGGACATCAGCATTGAGCAGTTTGAAGGCACTGTCGTCAAAGTCATCCCTAAAGTTCCAACCAAGAACCAG AATGATCCGCTCCCAGGCCGAATCTGTGCTAGGATCAGCTTCACGGACAAGGAGCTCCTATTCGGCGAGAAGGATACCAAGTCCAAGGTGACCCTGCTGGAGGGCGACCATGTGCAGTTCAACATCTCAACAGACCGCAGGGACAAGCTGGAGCGGGCCACCAACATCGACATCCTGCCCGACACCTTCCACTTCACTAAGGAGTCCCGTGAGATG GGTGTGATCGCTGCAATGCGTGACGGCTTTGGCTTCATCAAGTGTGTGGACCGGGACGCCAGGATGTTCTTTCACTTTAGCGAGGTGCTGGAGGAGGGCCAGCTGCACATCTCTGATGAAGTCGAGTTCACAGTTGTGCCC GACATGCTGTCTGCCCAGAGGAACCACGCGGTGCGCATAAAGAAGCTGCCCAAGGGCACAGTCTCCTTCCACACCCAGTCTGAGCAGCGCTTTGTGGGTGTGGTGGAGAAGGAGGCCACAGCAGCCATCACCAACAACAAGAGCGCCAGCCCCAGCAAGGCCAAAGAGAAG GAAGCAGAAGAGGGAGTGGTTTCTTATGAGGACTGTGGAGTGAAGCTGACTGTGTCGTACCACGTCAAAGATCTGGAGGGAGCTACCCAGCCACAGGCAGGAGACAAG GTGGAGTTCTCCATCAATGAGGTAAAGAGGACGGGCCAACAGAGCGCTGTCACCATCAAGATCCTCAACCGCACGGTCAACACCAAGAGGCTGCTGGGATACATTGCCACCCTGAAAGACAACTTTGGCTTCATAGAGACAGCCAATCACGATCAAGAGATCTTCTTTCATTACAG TGAGCTGTGTGGAGACTTGGAGAACCTGGAGCTGGGCGACACTGTGGAATACACCCTGTCCAAGGGCAAAGGAAACAAAGTCAGCGCTGAGAAGGTTACTAAGGTGGTAGCAG TGAATGGTGTGGGGCAGGATGTTGGTGAGACGGTGATGTTGGGGAAGGTGGTGCGCCCTCTGCGCAGTGTGGACCCGTCCCAGACAGAGTACCAGGGGCTCATTGAGCTCTTGGAGGAAG ATGGCACAAAGTGCCAGAATTACTCCTTTGGCATCGTGGGCATGGCGAACAAGGCAGACTGTCTGCAGAAAGGCGAGATGGTGAAGTTCCAGCTGTGCACAGTGGCTCAGACAGGACAGACGATGGCCTGCAACGTTGTCCCCCAACGTAAAGCCCTGGTGGAGTGCGTCAAGGACCAG TTTGGTTTTATCACGTATGAAGTTGGCGAGAGTAAGAAGCTGTTTTTCCATGTCAAAGAGGTGCATGATGGCTTAGAGCTCCAGACCGGGGATGAGGTGGAGTTCTCAGTCATCCTCAACCAACGCACAGGGAAATGTAGTGCCTGCAACGTACGCAGAGTTAG TGAAGGGCCTAAACCGGTGGCAACCCCCCGTCCTGATCGCTTGGTCAACCGGCTCAAGAGCATCACCCTGGATGACGCTAGTGCCCCCCGCCTAGTTATTGTGAGACAGCCCCGCGGCCCTGACAATTCAAAG GGCTTCAATGTGGAGAGGAAGACCCGTCAACCGGGTGTCATTGACTGA
- the LOC139557357 gene encoding cold shock domain-containing protein E1-like isoform X6, translated as MERVHSEPPLARNTAPSTSAVAIPRSFSVSHKKHKRTPLYQRSMSFDPGMLHNNGHTAFANGTAAGIRETGVVEKLLTSYGFIQCSERQARLFFHCSQYNGNLQELKIGDDVEFEVSSDRRTGKPIAVKLLKIKPEVLPEERISGQVGPDSHASPFTVLHGYIHPVVSAIPTQLDGKSAPGQVPTGSVCYERNGEVFYLTYTPDDIEGNMHLDTGDKVSFYMETNKHTGAVSAHNIVLVKKKQMRCQGVVCATKEAFGFIERADVVKEIFFHYSEFKGDLEALQAGDDVEFTIKERNGKEVATDVRLLAQGTVIFEDISIEQFEGTVVKVIPKVPTKNQNDPLPGRICARISFTDKELLFGEKDTKSKVTLLEGDHVQFNISTDRRDKLERATNIDILPDTFHFTKESREMGVIAAMRDGFGFIKCVDRDARMFFHFSEVLEEGQLHISDEVEFTVVPVSPERTPMDMLSAQRNHAVRIKKLPKGTVSFHTQSEQRFVGVVEKEATAAITNNKSASPSKAKEKEAEEGVVSYEDCGVKLTVSYHVKDLEGATQPQAGDKVEFSINEVKRTGQQSAVTIKILNRTVNTKRLLGYIATLKDNFGFIETANHDQEIFFHYSELCGDLENLELGDTVEYTLSKGKGNKVSAEKVTKVVAVNGVGQDVGETVMLGKVVRPLRSVDPSQTEYQGLIELLEEDGTKCQNYSFGIVGMANKADCLQKGEMVKFQLCTVAQTGQTMACNVVPQRKALVECVKDQFGFITYEVGESKKLFFHVKEVHDGLELQTGDEVEFSVILNQRTGKCSACNVRRVSEGPKPVATPRPDRLVNRLKSITLDDASAPRLVIVRQPRGPDNSKGFNVERKTRQPGVID; from the exons ATGGAGAGGGTGCACTCCGAACCCCCTTTGGCACGTAATACTGCTCCTTCCACCTCCGCGGTGGCTATACCCCGctccttctctgtctcccacAAAAAACACAAGCGGACCCCCCTGTATCAGAGATCA ATGAGTTTTGACCCTGGCATGCTCCACAACAACGGGCACACGGCGTTTGCCAACGGCACGGCGGCGGGCATCAGGGAGACAGGAGTGGTGGAGAAGCTGCTCACCTCCTACGGGTTCATCCAGTGCTCGGAGCGGCAGGCGCGCCTCTTCTTTCACTGCTCCCAGTACAACGGCAACCTTCAGGAGCTCAAGATAGGAG ATGATGTGGAGTTTGAAGTGTCCTCAGACAGGCGCACTGGCAAGCCCATAGCAGTGAAGCTGCTTAAGATCAAACCAGAGGTGCTTCCAGAGGAGCGCATCTCGGGCCAGGTGGGGCCAGACTCGCACGCCTCTCCCTTTACTGTGCTGCATGGTTATATTCATCCA GTTGTCTCAGCGATTCCCACTCAACTGGATGGCAAATCTGCACCGGGGCAGGTGCCCACTGGCAGTGTGTGTTACGAGAGAAACGGG GAGGTGTTTTACCTGACCTACACCCCAGATGACATAGAGGGCAACATGCACCTGGACACGGGAGACAAAGTCAGCTTCTACATGGAAACTAACAAGCA CACTGGTGCAGTCAGTGCTCACAACATCGTCCTGGTAAAGAAGAAACAGATGAGGTGCCAGGGGGTTGTCTGTGCCACCAAG GAGGCCTTTGGGTTCATTGAGAGGGCTGACGTGGTGAAGGAGATCTTCTTCCACTACAGCGAGTTCAAGGGTGACCTGGAGGCCCTACAGGCCGGCGACGACGTGGAGTTCACCATCAAAGAGAGAAAC GGGAAAGAGGTGGCCACCGACGTGAGGCTGCTCGCCCAGGGAACCGTCATATTTGAGGACATCAGCATTGAGCAGTTTGAAGGCACTGTCGTCAAAGTCATCCCTAAAGTTCCAACCAAGAACCAG AATGATCCGCTCCCAGGCCGAATCTGTGCTAGGATCAGCTTCACGGACAAGGAGCTCCTATTCGGCGAGAAGGATACCAAGTCCAAGGTGACCCTGCTGGAGGGCGACCATGTGCAGTTCAACATCTCAACAGACCGCAGGGACAAGCTGGAGCGGGCCACCAACATCGACATCCTGCCCGACACCTTCCACTTCACTAAGGAGTCCCGTGAGATG GGTGTGATCGCTGCAATGCGTGACGGCTTTGGCTTCATCAAGTGTGTGGACCGGGACGCCAGGATGTTCTTTCACTTTAGCGAGGTGCTGGAGGAGGGCCAGCTGCACATCTCTGATGAAGTCGAGTTCACAGTTGTGCCCGTGAGTCCAGAGAGAACGCCCATG GACATGCTGTCTGCCCAGAGGAACCACGCGGTGCGCATAAAGAAGCTGCCCAAGGGCACAGTCTCCTTCCACACCCAGTCTGAGCAGCGCTTTGTGGGTGTGGTGGAGAAGGAGGCCACAGCAGCCATCACCAACAACAAGAGCGCCAGCCCCAGCAAGGCCAAAGAGAAG GAAGCAGAAGAGGGAGTGGTTTCTTATGAGGACTGTGGAGTGAAGCTGACTGTGTCGTACCACGTCAAAGATCTGGAGGGAGCTACCCAGCCACAGGCAGGAGACAAG GTGGAGTTCTCCATCAATGAGGTAAAGAGGACGGGCCAACAGAGCGCTGTCACCATCAAGATCCTCAACCGCACGGTCAACACCAAGAGGCTGCTGGGATACATTGCCACCCTGAAAGACAACTTTGGCTTCATAGAGACAGCCAATCACGATCAAGAGATCTTCTTTCATTACAG TGAGCTGTGTGGAGACTTGGAGAACCTGGAGCTGGGCGACACTGTGGAATACACCCTGTCCAAGGGCAAAGGAAACAAAGTCAGCGCTGAGAAGGTTACTAAGGTGGTAGCAG TGAATGGTGTGGGGCAGGATGTTGGTGAGACGGTGATGTTGGGGAAGGTGGTGCGCCCTCTGCGCAGTGTGGACCCGTCCCAGACAGAGTACCAGGGGCTCATTGAGCTCTTGGAGGAAG ATGGCACAAAGTGCCAGAATTACTCCTTTGGCATCGTGGGCATGGCGAACAAGGCAGACTGTCTGCAGAAAGGCGAGATGGTGAAGTTCCAGCTGTGCACAGTGGCTCAGACAGGACAGACGATGGCCTGCAACGTTGTCCCCCAACGTAAAGCCCTGGTGGAGTGCGTCAAGGACCAG TTTGGTTTTATCACGTATGAAGTTGGCGAGAGTAAGAAGCTGTTTTTCCATGTCAAAGAGGTGCATGATGGCTTAGAGCTCCAGACCGGGGATGAGGTGGAGTTCTCAGTCATCCTCAACCAACGCACAGGGAAATGTAGTGCCTGCAACGTACGCAGAGTTAG TGAAGGGCCTAAACCGGTGGCAACCCCCCGTCCTGATCGCTTGGTCAACCGGCTCAAGAGCATCACCCTGGATGACGCTAGTGCCCCCCGCCTAGTTATTGTGAGACAGCCCCGCGGCCCTGACAATTCAAAG GGCTTCAATGTGGAGAGGAAGACCCGTCAACCGGGTGTCATTGACTGA
- the LOC139557357 gene encoding cold shock domain-containing protein E1-like isoform X4 produces the protein MERVHSEPPLARNTAPSTSAVAIPRSFSVSHKKHKRTPLYQRSMSFDPGMLHNNGHTAFANGTAAGIRETGVVEKLLTSYGFIQCSERQARLFFHCSQYNGNLQELKIGDDVEFEVSSDRRTGKPIAVKLLKIKPEVLPEERISGQVGPDSHASPFTVLHGYIHPVVSAIPTQLDGKSAPGQVPTGSVCYERNGYGFLPTQEVFYLTYTPDDIEGNMHLDTGDKVSFYMETNKHTGAVSAHNIVLVKKKQMRCQGVVCATKEAFGFIERADVVKEIFFHYSEFKGDLEALQAGDDVEFTIKERNGKEVATDVRLLAQGTVIFEDISIEQFEGTVVKVIPKVPTKNQNDPLPGRICARISFTDKELLFGEKDTKSKVTLLEGDHVQFNISTDRRDKLERATNIDILPDTFHFTKESREMGVIAAMRDGFGFIKCVDRDARMFFHFSEVLEEGQLHISDEVEFTVVPVSPERTPMDMLSAQRNHAVRIKKLPKGTVSFHTQSEQRFVGVVEKEATAAITNNKSASPSKAKEKEAEEGVVSYEDCGVKLTVSYHVKDLEGATQPQAGDKVEFSINEVKRTGQQSAVTIKILNRTVNTKRLLGYIATLKDNFGFIETANHDQEIFFHYSELCGDLENLELGDTVEYTLSKGKGNKVSAEKVTKVVAVNGVGQDVGETVMLGKVVRPLRSVDPSQTEYQGLIELLEEDGTKCQNYSFGIVGMANKADCLQKGEMVKFQLCTVAQTGQTMACNVVPQRKALVECVKDQFGFITYEVGESKKLFFHVKEVHDGLELQTGDEVEFSVILNQRTGKCSACNVRRVSEGPKPVATPRPDRLVNRLKSITLDDASAPRLVIVRQPRGPDNSKGFNVERKTRQPGVID, from the exons ATGGAGAGGGTGCACTCCGAACCCCCTTTGGCACGTAATACTGCTCCTTCCACCTCCGCGGTGGCTATACCCCGctccttctctgtctcccacAAAAAACACAAGCGGACCCCCCTGTATCAGAGATCA ATGAGTTTTGACCCTGGCATGCTCCACAACAACGGGCACACGGCGTTTGCCAACGGCACGGCGGCGGGCATCAGGGAGACAGGAGTGGTGGAGAAGCTGCTCACCTCCTACGGGTTCATCCAGTGCTCGGAGCGGCAGGCGCGCCTCTTCTTTCACTGCTCCCAGTACAACGGCAACCTTCAGGAGCTCAAGATAGGAG ATGATGTGGAGTTTGAAGTGTCCTCAGACAGGCGCACTGGCAAGCCCATAGCAGTGAAGCTGCTTAAGATCAAACCAGAGGTGCTTCCAGAGGAGCGCATCTCGGGCCAGGTGGGGCCAGACTCGCACGCCTCTCCCTTTACTGTGCTGCATGGTTATATTCATCCA GTTGTCTCAGCGATTCCCACTCAACTGGATGGCAAATCTGCACCGGGGCAGGTGCCCACTGGCAGTGTGTGTTACGAGAGAAACGGG TATGGATTCCTTCCCACGCAGGAGGTGTTTTACCTGACCTACACCCCAGATGACATAGAGGGCAACATGCACCTGGACACGGGAGACAAAGTCAGCTTCTACATGGAAACTAACAAGCA CACTGGTGCAGTCAGTGCTCACAACATCGTCCTGGTAAAGAAGAAACAGATGAGGTGCCAGGGGGTTGTCTGTGCCACCAAG GAGGCCTTTGGGTTCATTGAGAGGGCTGACGTGGTGAAGGAGATCTTCTTCCACTACAGCGAGTTCAAGGGTGACCTGGAGGCCCTACAGGCCGGCGACGACGTGGAGTTCACCATCAAAGAGAGAAAC GGGAAAGAGGTGGCCACCGACGTGAGGCTGCTCGCCCAGGGAACCGTCATATTTGAGGACATCAGCATTGAGCAGTTTGAAGGCACTGTCGTCAAAGTCATCCCTAAAGTTCCAACCAAGAACCAG AATGATCCGCTCCCAGGCCGAATCTGTGCTAGGATCAGCTTCACGGACAAGGAGCTCCTATTCGGCGAGAAGGATACCAAGTCCAAGGTGACCCTGCTGGAGGGCGACCATGTGCAGTTCAACATCTCAACAGACCGCAGGGACAAGCTGGAGCGGGCCACCAACATCGACATCCTGCCCGACACCTTCCACTTCACTAAGGAGTCCCGTGAGATG GGTGTGATCGCTGCAATGCGTGACGGCTTTGGCTTCATCAAGTGTGTGGACCGGGACGCCAGGATGTTCTTTCACTTTAGCGAGGTGCTGGAGGAGGGCCAGCTGCACATCTCTGATGAAGTCGAGTTCACAGTTGTGCCCGTGAGTCCAGAGAGAACGCCCATG GACATGCTGTCTGCCCAGAGGAACCACGCGGTGCGCATAAAGAAGCTGCCCAAGGGCACAGTCTCCTTCCACACCCAGTCTGAGCAGCGCTTTGTGGGTGTGGTGGAGAAGGAGGCCACAGCAGCCATCACCAACAACAAGAGCGCCAGCCCCAGCAAGGCCAAAGAGAAG GAAGCAGAAGAGGGAGTGGTTTCTTATGAGGACTGTGGAGTGAAGCTGACTGTGTCGTACCACGTCAAAGATCTGGAGGGAGCTACCCAGCCACAGGCAGGAGACAAG GTGGAGTTCTCCATCAATGAGGTAAAGAGGACGGGCCAACAGAGCGCTGTCACCATCAAGATCCTCAACCGCACGGTCAACACCAAGAGGCTGCTGGGATACATTGCCACCCTGAAAGACAACTTTGGCTTCATAGAGACAGCCAATCACGATCAAGAGATCTTCTTTCATTACAG TGAGCTGTGTGGAGACTTGGAGAACCTGGAGCTGGGCGACACTGTGGAATACACCCTGTCCAAGGGCAAAGGAAACAAAGTCAGCGCTGAGAAGGTTACTAAGGTGGTAGCAG TGAATGGTGTGGGGCAGGATGTTGGTGAGACGGTGATGTTGGGGAAGGTGGTGCGCCCTCTGCGCAGTGTGGACCCGTCCCAGACAGAGTACCAGGGGCTCATTGAGCTCTTGGAGGAAG ATGGCACAAAGTGCCAGAATTACTCCTTTGGCATCGTGGGCATGGCGAACAAGGCAGACTGTCTGCAGAAAGGCGAGATGGTGAAGTTCCAGCTGTGCACAGTGGCTCAGACAGGACAGACGATGGCCTGCAACGTTGTCCCCCAACGTAAAGCCCTGGTGGAGTGCGTCAAGGACCAG TTTGGTTTTATCACGTATGAAGTTGGCGAGAGTAAGAAGCTGTTTTTCCATGTCAAAGAGGTGCATGATGGCTTAGAGCTCCAGACCGGGGATGAGGTGGAGTTCTCAGTCATCCTCAACCAACGCACAGGGAAATGTAGTGCCTGCAACGTACGCAGAGTTAG TGAAGGGCCTAAACCGGTGGCAACCCCCCGTCCTGATCGCTTGGTCAACCGGCTCAAGAGCATCACCCTGGATGACGCTAGTGCCCCCCGCCTAGTTATTGTGAGACAGCCCCGCGGCCCTGACAATTCAAAG GGCTTCAATGTGGAGAGGAAGACCCGTCAACCGGGTGTCATTGACTGA